In Chthoniobacterales bacterium, one DNA window encodes the following:
- the rpsP gene encoding 30S ribosomal protein S16, translated as MAVSIRLRREGSLNHPFYRIAVADSRSPRDGKFIELIGTYDTKKAGDNVTLDLARAEYWLSVGAQPSDTVRSIIKKERVKSAAAPVAA; from the coding sequence ATGGCAGTTTCCATTCGTTTACGTCGTGAAGGTTCCCTGAACCATCCTTTCTACCGCATTGCAGTGGCCGATTCCCGCAGCCCGCGTGATGGCAAATTCATTGAGTTGATCGGCACTTACGACACCAAAAAAGCCGGTGACAACGTTACTCTCGACCTCGCCCGTGCAGAATACTGGCTCTCCGTTGGCGCCCAGCCGAGCGACACCGTTCGCAGCATCATCAAGAAAGAGCGCGTCAAGTCTGCCGCCGCTCCGGTCGCCGCCTAA
- a CDS encoding CvpA family protein: MIELGISIVALVAIVYGGMHGAKEGLFWAFARLCLGLLGFIAAIRFWYLGTDFLAAQISVSPEQVAFAAFWGIFVLVVMPPLIGIKTLNNDFIPAYPIPLERFAGFLFGAGNAVVLASAMLLSLTLNIPSVLSSYDETKLLLPIHRLPTLIYRSVETRLTHVTADSPSHTLLPVGQRSTPQSALEVRWK; this comes from the coding sequence ATGATTGAACTCGGTATCAGCATCGTGGCCTTGGTGGCTATCGTTTACGGTGGAATGCACGGAGCGAAGGAAGGACTATTCTGGGCTTTCGCACGATTGTGCCTCGGGTTGCTCGGCTTCATCGCGGCGATTCGGTTTTGGTATTTGGGAACCGACTTCCTCGCCGCTCAAATCTCCGTGAGTCCAGAGCAAGTCGCCTTCGCCGCATTCTGGGGAATTTTTGTCTTGGTCGTCATGCCGCCACTCATCGGGATCAAGACGCTCAACAACGACTTCATTCCCGCCTATCCCATTCCATTAGAGCGATTTGCTGGGTTTCTCTTTGGAGCTGGCAACGCCGTCGTTCTAGCTTCGGCCATGCTCTTGAGCCTGACCTTGAACATTCCGAGCGTTCTCTCCAGCTACGATGAAACGAAGCTTCTGCTGCCGATTCATCGGCTCCCCACCCTCATCTATCGCTCCGTGGAAACCCGTCTGACGCATGTCACAGCGGATTCTCCGTCGCATACTTTGCTGCCTGTCGGCCAGCGATCCACTCCGCAGAGTGCATTGGAAGTCCGCTGGAAGTAA
- a CDS encoding ATPase, T2SS/T4P/T4SS family, producing MQIPGRLALILGLVIGSELSSQAAEIVLKNGAHYSKVIILRRTPTTLKMHTSFGEITLQGVQIATVDGQPFDNPPPAATPAPELVETTPEPTATPEVIEKPSVVAEETPAPARVATPILSAPIKTPAPHPVYQHSHEMDWKLGGIFLAILLYLTHLVWVQHQMNRRSKPAWLWNSIVFLLPVVGFLLFLAVNALVGRNKKAYGGKEDIAAAAKKRPLFSFKNRNEQPKGQGIGLRFVDETSQTVSTLGKKESGLETAREILEAAVVQRASDIHIEPQEELCRVRFRVDGQLAEHRVLGPTEGIRLITSLKSLAGIDVAEKRKAQDGRFHVKTDIREVDFRVATANSIHGEKIVIRILDRKGGLLSLDQVGMSADLESVFDRTIRSRAGMIIVTGPTGSGKTSTLYAALSRLDREKLNIMTIEDPVEYELPGATQIPVAPKAGTTYESGLRSILRQDPDVILVGEMRDAEAATVAIRAALTGHLVFTSLHTRDSIATLIRLEEMGMERSQMASALIMLVAQRLVRVLCPECRNPVTSTGEELIDIGIEWEPGATIYESAGCPDCEGTGFRGRTGIFEVLVLNDGLRQAVQQGASQEDILTMARQNGFRPYREDGATKVLLGITTISEVKEAT from the coding sequence ATGCAAATTCCGGGCCGACTGGCTCTCATCCTTGGGCTGGTCATTGGCTCGGAACTCAGTTCCCAAGCCGCCGAGATCGTGCTGAAAAATGGCGCGCACTACAGCAAAGTCATCATTCTGCGCCGCACGCCGACGACGCTGAAAATGCACACCTCGTTTGGCGAAATCACCCTCCAAGGCGTGCAGATCGCGACAGTCGATGGGCAGCCATTCGACAATCCGCCGCCGGCCGCCACGCCCGCGCCTGAGCTAGTCGAGACGACGCCTGAGCCGACCGCGACTCCTGAAGTCATTGAAAAACCGTCGGTGGTGGCCGAAGAAACTCCCGCGCCCGCACGCGTCGCGACTCCCATTTTATCCGCTCCTATCAAGACGCCTGCGCCGCATCCTGTTTACCAGCACAGCCACGAAATGGATTGGAAACTCGGCGGCATCTTCCTCGCGATCTTGCTTTATCTGACGCATCTCGTCTGGGTGCAGCACCAGATGAACCGCCGTTCCAAGCCCGCATGGCTCTGGAACTCAATTGTGTTTTTGCTGCCCGTGGTCGGCTTCCTGCTTTTTCTAGCCGTCAACGCCCTCGTCGGCAGGAACAAAAAAGCCTACGGCGGAAAGGAAGACATCGCTGCCGCCGCGAAAAAGCGTCCTCTGTTTTCCTTCAAAAATCGCAACGAACAACCCAAGGGCCAGGGCATCGGGCTGCGGTTTGTCGATGAAACCAGCCAGACCGTTTCGACCTTGGGCAAGAAAGAATCCGGTCTCGAAACCGCCCGCGAAATTTTGGAGGCGGCGGTCGTGCAGCGGGCGAGTGACATTCATATCGAGCCCCAGGAGGAACTCTGCCGCGTGCGTTTCCGGGTGGACGGTCAGTTGGCCGAACATCGCGTCCTCGGTCCGACGGAAGGCATTCGATTGATCACGTCACTCAAGTCGCTCGCCGGGATTGACGTTGCTGAGAAACGCAAGGCGCAGGACGGGCGTTTCCATGTGAAGACCGACATTCGCGAGGTGGATTTTCGCGTAGCCACGGCCAATTCGATTCATGGCGAGAAAATCGTCATCCGCATCCTCGATCGCAAAGGAGGCCTGCTCAGCCTCGATCAAGTCGGCATGTCCGCCGATCTGGAAAGCGTCTTCGACCGCACCATCCGTTCACGCGCGGGGATGATCATTGTCACCGGCCCGACGGGTTCTGGAAAAACCTCCACGCTTTACGCGGCGTTGAGCCGGCTAGATCGCGAAAAACTCAACATCATGACCATTGAGGACCCGGTCGAGTACGAGCTTCCTGGAGCCACGCAAATCCCGGTCGCTCCGAAGGCGGGAACGACTTACGAGTCGGGCCTGCGCTCGATTTTGCGGCAGGACCCGGACGTGATTCTCGTCGGCGAAATGCGCGATGCCGAGGCCGCGACGGTGGCGATTCGCGCCGCGCTAACCGGCCATTTGGTTTTCACCTCGCTGCACACGCGCGACTCCATCGCGACTTTGATTCGACTCGAGGAAATGGGCATGGAGCGTTCCCAGATGGCGTCGGCTTTGATCATGCTCGTGGCCCAGCGCTTGGTCCGCGTGCTTTGCCCCGAATGCCGCAACCCCGTGACCAGCACGGGAGAGGAACTCATCGACATCGGCATCGAATGGGAACCGGGCGCGACTATTTACGAGTCAGCCGGCTGCCCCGATTGCGAGGGAACCGGCTTCCGCGGACGCACGGGAATTTTCGAGGTGCTAGTCTTGAATGATGGTCTGCGCCAGGCCGTGCAGCAGGGCGCGAGTCAGGAAGATATCCTGACGATGGCGCGCCAAAATGGGTTCCGGCCTTATCGCGAGGATGGCGCAACGAAGGTGCTCCTCGGCATCACCACGATTTCTGAAGTGAAGGAAGCGACATGA